A genomic stretch from Etheostoma cragini isolate CJK2018 chromosome 8, CSU_Ecrag_1.0, whole genome shotgun sequence includes:
- the dbx2 gene encoding homeobox protein DBX2 codes for MVSIQSCTRRNMAGSPPALSGFGSSGKSFLIDNLLQSQTPSARPEGMAGGHLRLAVCEHPRRIWGSEHGAYQRQAHSPQQRKDLGGPLLPHSGVLSGVFLRSPHYLLACCGGSSPPPVFNKGANIRMWSTDISPKTRRGILRRAVFSEEQRKELERTFRRQKYISKTDRNKLAADLSLKESQVKIWFQNRRMKWRNCKEKEVHNTRSPMDELMARGLAQEEEEPSQNHSVQKTERSPPQRGVRDT; via the exons ATGGTCTCAATTCAGAGCTGCACCAGGAGGAATATGGCTGGCTCTCCTCCTGCTTTATCGGGCTTCGGGAGCTCTGGGAAGAGTTTTCTTATTGACAATCTGCTGCAGTCACAGACACCTTCAGCCCGTCCAGAAGGGATGGCAGGTGGACACCTGAGACTTGCAGTGTGTGAACATCCGAGGAGAATCTGGGGCTCTGAGCATGGAGCCTACCAAAGACAGGCCCACAGTCCCCAGCAGAGGAAAGATTTAGGAGGGCCGCTTCTGCCACACTcgg GTGTACTGAGTGGTGTTTTCCTGCGGAGCCCGCATTATCTGCTGGCATGCTGCGGTGGGTCCAGCCCCCCTCCTGTCTTCAACA aggGAGCAAATATTCGAATGTGGTCTACAGATATAAGTCCTAAAACCCGCAGAGGGATCCTTAGGAGGGCTGTTTTCTCTGAAGAACAACGGAAGGAGCTGGAGAGAACTTTTCGAAGACAGAAATACATCAGCAAGACAGACCGGAACAAACTTGCAGCGGATCTCAGTCTCAAGGAGTCACAG GTAAAGATTTGGTTCCAGAACCGTCGAATGAAGTGGAGGAACTGTAAGGAAAAGGAGGTTCATAACACTCGCTCCCCAATGGATGAGCTCATGGCACGAGGTCTCGCTCAGGAAGAGGAAGAACCATCACAGAATCACTCTGTCCAAAAAACAGAGAGATCACCACCACAAAGGGGTGTCAGGGACACATGA
- the LOC117949068 gene encoding prolactin-like — MDKVLFAVLTLVYMELSMRVVTAPICAYRQAGCHSPSLADLFERVIQQSSRMHGISSDLHSELEQYFFPRMNVLEKCRTHGILTPDDKETAQRMRRERLTEVILSLLGAWSDPLSQLHCSMSQDQNQNFTHHSYSKALEISDMVQKLREGMAIMAEKMKLLGVLGNTMGDISPESLVHSSELTFYKQGELNSLDYHDLLYCFRRDSSKVKMYLRILKCTILPGLDC; from the exons ATGGACAAGG TTTTGTTTGCTGTTCTTACACTAGTATACATGGAGCTTTCCATGAGGGTTGTCACTGCCCCGATCTGTGCCTATAGACAGGCTGGATGCCATTCTCCTTCTCTGGCAGATCTTTTTGAGAGGGTCATACAACAGTCTTCAAGAATGCATGGCATCTCCAGTGATCTGCACTCTGAACTT GAGCAATATTTCTTTCCCAGGATGAACGTCCTAGAAAAGTGCCGCACACATGGCATACTAACACCAGACGATAAGGAGACTGCACAAAGGATGAGG CGAGAACGACTGACAGAGGTGATCCTGAGTCTGCTGGGGGCCTGGAGTGACCCGCTGTCTCAACTCCACTGTAGCATGTCTCAGGATCAGAATCAAAACTTCACCCACCACAGCTACAGCAAGGCACTGGAGATCAGTGATATGGTGCAGAAGCTGAGGGAGGGAATGGCAATAATGGCTGAGAAG ATGAAGCTATTGGGAGTTCTTGGTAACACTATGGGGGACATCTCTCCTGAGAGTTTAGTCCACTCTTCTGAACTTACCTTCTACAAACAAGGAGAACTCAACTCATTGGACTATCATGACCTGCTATACTGCTTCCGCAGAGACTCCAGCAAAGTCAAAATGTATCTCCGAATCCTGAAATGCACCATCCTTCCTGGACTGGACTGTTAA
- the szl gene encoding sizzled has protein sequence MAVFFTVALLAMACPLMAFDMGQSTRCVTIPNQMKVCKDVGYSEMRLPNFLGHSNLEGEVVPRSEDWRPMLQTGCHPQAQAFLCSLIAPVCLDTFIQPCRSLCVAVRDSCAPVLACQGHPWPEELDCDRFPTEEDMCLTPHAKFGHIAKDLPKPACQNCPSVEVAPAMKTVLDAFCQHDFAVIAKLHRRRLPMGEPEFDVEGRVEFIRQGPLLPYDTQHLLQQWLLINLQCASVLLRPGRSQLYVLTGSVQPDGTLALTRLFPWHRKDTNIAVATRKWKHYRC, from the exons atggctgtgttcttTACCGTGGCTCTCCTGGCTATGGCATGTCCCTTAATGGCATTTGACATGGGTCAGTCCACTCGTTGCGTCACTATCCCCAACCAGATGAAAGTCTGCAAGGATGTTGGATACTCTGAGATGCGGCTGCCTAACTTCTTGGGTCACAGCAACCTGGAAGGTGAGGTGGTGCCACGTTCGGAGGACTGGAGACCCATGCTGCAGACAGGCTGCCACCCTCAAGCCCAGGCCTTCCTCTGCTCCCTCATTGCCCCCGTCTGTCTTGACAC TTTTATTCAGCCATGCCGCAGTCTGTGCGTGGCGGTGAGGGACAGCTGTGCTCCGGTGCTTGCCTGCCAGGGTCACCCATGGCCCGAGGAACTTGATTGTGACCGCTTTCCTACTGAGGAAGACATGTGCCTTACTCCTCACGCAAAATTTGGCCACATTGCAAAAG ATTTACCCAAACCTGCCTGCCAAAACTGTCCTTCTGTGGAAGTAGCTCCTGCCATGAAAACAGTCCTGGATGCTTTCTGCCAGCATGACTTTG CTGTGATTGCCAAACTTCACCGTCGTCGCCTGCCCATGGGAGAGCCAGAGTTTGATGTGGAGGGCCGTGTTGAGTTTATTCGTCAGGGACCTCTCCTGCCTTATGACACCCAACACCTCCTCCAGCAGTGGCTCCTTATCAACCTCCAGTGTGCCAGTGTGCTTTTGCGCCCCGGACGGTCACAGCTTTATGTGCTGACGGGTTCCGTGCAGCCTGATGGCACCCTTGCTCTTACCCGTCTCTTCCCTTGGcacagaaaagacacaaacattgCAGTGGCCACTCGCAAGTGGAAGCACTACAGATGTTGA
- the LOC117949069 gene encoding fibrinogen-binding protein-like, which produces MALCRPPEERLLMGVAQLDIPEGGVNPFIERPAEHGLPVDEGEYEEGEYGVVEYEIAVADEDDLSPDEEEDDQLVDSDQDEDDDTGDEDDWSDSFSDDSGYDSLSEEEEDEEDEEDVEEDVEEDVEEDDDGNIRPCSPLIQQFPAPGFWQRWEHVTPPAFFWPRSFDVPHREIPASQRSNMSAPSTSGLGSSTKRSREESDTGEVSMKRQKWNCEDIHDESAPSTSGLSSYRSREDSHRESAPPAEDGLPSASQRSKESAPSTSGLGSSTKRSREESDTVQVSTKRQKWNCEDSHDESAASTSGLGSYRSREDRYRESAPSTSGLGSNRSREDRYRESAPSPFSKYWMGPFDHLRGTEDSDSD; this is translated from the exons ATGGCCCTCTGTCGTCCACCTGAGGAACGGCTGCTGATGGGAGTCGCCCAGTTGGACATCCCTGAAG GTGGTGTAAACCCCTTCATTGAGCGTCCTGCAGAACATGGCCTCCCTGTAGATGAAGGTGAGTATGAGGAAGGTGAGTATGGGGTAGTTGAGTATGAGATTGCTGTTGCAGATGAAGATGACCTCTCCCCCGACGAAGAAGAAGACGATCAACTGGTCGACAGTGACCAGGATGAGGATGACGACACGGGTGATGAGGACGACTGGTCTGACAGTTTCAGCGATGACTCCGGGTATGACTCCCTgtctgaagaggaagaggatgaagaggatgaagaggacgTTGAAGAAGATGTTGAAGAGGATGTtgaagaggatgatgatggCAACATCCGACCTTGCTCCCCTCTCATCCAGCAGTTCCCAGCTCCAGGCTTTTGGCAGAGATGGGAACATGTGACTCCGCCTGCTTTTTTCTGGCCCCGCTCTTTTGATGTTCCACATCGGGAGATTC CAGCCTCTCAAAGGTCAAACATGTCTGCTCCTTCAACCTCAGGCCTTGGGTCCTCCACAAAGAGGAGCAGGGAAGAGAGCGACACAGGGGAGGTAAGTATGAAGAGGCAGAAGTGGAATTGTGAGGACATCCATGACGAGTCAGCTCCCTCGACTTCAGGCCTCAGCTCCTACAGGAGCAGGGAAGACAGCCACAGGGAGTCAGCCCCCCCTGCTGAAGATGGTCTACCCTCAGCCTCTCAGAGGTCAAAAGAGTCTGCTCCTTCAACCTCAGGCCTTGGGTCCTCCACAAAGAGAAGCAGGGAAGAGAGCGACACGGTGCAGGTAAGTACGAAAAGGCAGAAGTGGAATTGTGAGGACAGCCATGATGAGTCAGCGGCATCGACTTCAGGCCTCGGCTCCTATAGGAGCAGGGAAGACCGCTACAGGGAGTCAGCCCCCTCCACTTCAGGTCTCGGTTCCAACAGGAGCAGGGAAGACCGCTACAGGGAGTCAGCCCCCTCCCCATTCAGTAAATACTGGATGGGCCCTTTTGATCACCTGAGAGGAACTGAAGACAGTGACTCTGATTAG